Proteins encoded within one genomic window of Hyalangium ruber:
- a CDS encoding oxidoreductase translates to METRTALVAGASGLVGGLLLDALLESPTYREVCSLGRRPLPKEHPKLTQRTVDFARLEAEALPASDDAFCCLGTTIKKAGSQEAFRAVDYDAVLAFAQAARKAGARRFLVVTALGADARSRVFYNRVKGEVEAALQGVGFESLVILRPSLLLGDRAEKRTGEHAAILVSKVLGPLLRPFGGRPIEARTVAQAMLALAQSAPAGVRVVPSGELQTLGGAGR, encoded by the coding sequence ATGGAGACACGGACCGCGCTGGTGGCCGGGGCGAGCGGGCTCGTCGGCGGCTTGCTGCTCGACGCGCTGCTGGAGAGCCCCACGTACCGGGAGGTGTGCTCGCTCGGGCGCCGCCCGCTGCCCAAAGAGCACCCCAAGCTCACCCAGCGCACCGTGGACTTCGCCCGGCTCGAGGCCGAGGCCCTGCCCGCCTCGGACGACGCCTTCTGCTGCCTTGGCACCACCATCAAGAAGGCGGGCAGCCAGGAGGCCTTCCGCGCCGTCGATTACGACGCCGTGCTGGCCTTCGCCCAGGCGGCGCGCAAGGCGGGCGCCCGGCGCTTCCTGGTGGTGACGGCGCTTGGGGCCGATGCGCGCTCGCGCGTGTTCTACAACCGGGTGAAGGGCGAGGTGGAAGCGGCCCTCCAGGGCGTGGGCTTCGAGTCCCTCGTCATCCTCCGACCCTCCCTGCTGCTCGGCGATCGCGCCGAGAAGCGGACCGGTGAGCACGCCGCCATCTTGGTGTCGAAGGTGCTCGGCCCACTGCTGCGCCCCTTCGGCGGTCGCCCCATCGAGGCCCGCACCGTCGCGCAAGCCATGCTCGCCCTGGCGCAGAGTGCCCCCGCCGGGGTGCGGGTGGTGCCCTCGGGCGAGCTGCAGACGCTCGGCGGGGCCGGCCGTTAG
- a CDS encoding dipeptidase: MKKRIILGVIAFLVVGALIGLDVAATSAGRRMNKVSRKTPYTPTKRGAALHSGLFLADLHADPLLWNRDLNERGAWGQVDVPRLIEGNVGLQVFSVVTKTPKHMNPDRNDDTTDEVRLLSIAQRWPVGAWFSLESRALHQAEKLEELAEDSDGKLTFIRTRQDLERFLAEREKDRKKVGALLSLEGMHALEGRVEAVDELHEAGFRMLGFAHFFDNDMSGSAHGVKKEGLSERGRAVVKRMEERGMTIDLAHASRKTIQDVLAIATRPVVVSHTGVKGTCDNNRNLSDEQLRAIARNGGVIGIGYWSTATCGNSAKAIARAVRYAVSVVGADHVGLGSDFDGAVTTPFDVAGLAELTDALIAEGLSEKEIRMIGGENVLRVLRGNLPSGS; the protein is encoded by the coding sequence ATGAAGAAGCGAATCATCCTCGGCGTCATCGCCTTTCTCGTGGTGGGGGCCCTCATCGGACTCGACGTGGCCGCCACGAGCGCGGGGCGGCGGATGAACAAGGTCTCCCGGAAGACGCCCTACACCCCGACGAAGCGTGGGGCCGCGCTGCACTCCGGGTTGTTCCTCGCGGATCTCCACGCGGACCCGCTGCTGTGGAACCGGGACCTGAACGAGCGGGGAGCGTGGGGGCAGGTGGACGTGCCCCGGCTCATCGAGGGCAACGTGGGCCTCCAGGTCTTCAGCGTCGTCACCAAGACGCCGAAGCACATGAACCCGGATCGCAATGACGACACCACGGACGAGGTCCGCCTGCTCTCCATCGCCCAGCGCTGGCCGGTGGGGGCCTGGTTCAGCCTCGAGTCGCGAGCGCTGCACCAGGCGGAGAAGCTCGAGGAGCTCGCGGAGGACTCGGACGGGAAGCTCACGTTCATCCGCACCCGCCAGGACCTGGAGCGCTTCCTGGCCGAGCGCGAGAAGGATCGGAAGAAGGTGGGCGCGCTCCTGTCGCTCGAGGGCATGCACGCGCTGGAGGGCCGCGTGGAGGCGGTGGATGAGCTCCACGAGGCGGGCTTTCGGATGTTGGGGTTCGCGCACTTCTTCGACAACGACATGAGCGGCTCGGCGCACGGGGTGAAGAAGGAAGGCCTCTCGGAGCGCGGGCGCGCGGTGGTGAAGCGCATGGAGGAGCGGGGAATGACAATCGATCTGGCGCACGCCTCGCGGAAGACAATCCAAGACGTGCTGGCGATCGCCACCCGGCCCGTCGTCGTCTCCCATACGGGCGTGAAGGGCACGTGCGACAACAACCGCAACCTCAGTGATGAGCAGCTCCGGGCGATCGCTCGCAATGGCGGCGTCATTGGGATTGGCTATTGGTCCACGGCGACGTGTGGGAACAGCGCCAAGGCCATCGCCCGGGCGGTCCGTTACGCGGTGTCGGTCGTGGGCGCCGACCATGTGGGATTGGGCTCGGACTTCGATGGCGCGGTCACGACGCCGTTCGATGTCGCGGGGCTGGCCGAGCTGACGGACGCGCTCATCGCGGAGGGATTGAGCGAAAAGGAGATCCGGATGATAGGCGGGGAGAACGTCCTGCGGGTACTCCGGGGAAACCTACCCTCCGGGTCCTGA
- a CDS encoding trifunctional serine/threonine-protein kinase/ATP-binding protein/sensor histidine kinase — MQELPGATSQDGPHAPTSRFQLPQRLYGRDPHLAVLQHGFERVARGGRPELILVSGYSGIGKSSVVYALRKPVAERGGSFLSGKFEQFHRDIPYATLAQAIRELTQQLLEGSSEEELVRWRERLREAWGAQGQVLVDMVPQLELLVGKQPAVPELPPGEAQHRFNRLFQKFLGVFSTPGHPLVVFLDDLQWADLASLRLLQHLLTHPDTPPLLMVGAYRDNETSPSHWLVQILVALRKGGVRMTDLRLEPLSREHVQQFVAATLPGAAESTLGPLSALIHEKTGGNPFFLTQFMWTLHQDGLLARTPGGEWRWDAMGVRAKDYSDNVAEFMASRLRQLPLRTQHLLQLAACVGTTFPFQLLVILSGQVPGEVEAGLEQALREGMLMRERPEQYRFLHDRIQHAAHDLIPPKERQAVHLRIGRLLLASLTQEQVREQIFDVVGQFNLASGLIHDAQERHRVARLNAEAGWKARSSTAFRSAADYFAAAFELLPGDPWQTDPALAFKVQLDRAHSEFMSGNAAETRRLVRELLPRARTPVELAAVVRLESEIYITANEIPAAVTCLLECLARLGMPMSPHPSREEVIAANEEVWALMAGRPIESLIALPLMTDPDMKAVMDVLGALFTPAYFTDENLLILHLCRMVSLSLRHGNTEAAVNGYAWYGLVQGSIFKRYEEGHAFGVLACDLVERHGFSTARGRALYSLQLTNYWISPISLSLELVRTAFHHALQGGDFQIACYCSCHIVTDRRVLGHPLEEVYQESLASLDFTRRADFQAVVDILLHIQCYVQQLRGLSRSFDTLSNEHFDEEAFEARLTPQHMSTMRCWYWLIKLQSRFMCGAYAQALEAGDRAAELIWASLGHIQLLDFHLYRALALAACYPEAAPEQRQRYLEQMHQHHRQLAEWARHCGPNFHAPEQLVLAEISRVTGRTEEALRAYEEAIQDARTHGFIQNVGLASELAARFWRERHVPTLADTYARQAREAYLKWGALGKVRHLDSQWPNLASLTALRQPLTDTGAFQADALAVLKAQQTLSGELSLEGLATTLVRVATEGAGVQRGALLLAQDGKLTIAAMGGPEGAAVPQAETALPWTVLAYVQRTGESVLIADTSQPHPFSADPCFTGGRIRSVLCLPLMRQEALQGVLYLECTFAPHTFSPASLSLLGNLAAQASISLENVRRHAELQRSEAALRRTNDEFAQRLEEHTWEFTQFQSRLSDVMRQAGTGELAANVLHNVGNVLTSAVLNFHMLREKLGASRMGRLKQITELLEQHQGNLADFLTRDPRGPQLTTYLFSLADELLREQEALKESAGKLHKHLEHMRSILQIQKSYSRDSLLPEECELSQLIEDALSIQLPALEIQGITVTRELGVKSKARLDKHRVLQILINLITNARSAMSEQSEGQRHLTVRLEAQGNTARIQVVDTGKGISEEHRGRLFSQGFTTREEGQGLGLYSSAQTAKSLGGRLSLESEGPGKGATATLELPLA, encoded by the coding sequence ATGCAAGAATTACCCGGTGCCACCTCCCAAGACGGTCCGCACGCTCCCACGAGCCGGTTCCAGCTCCCGCAGCGGCTCTATGGGCGAGACCCTCACCTGGCCGTGCTGCAGCACGGCTTCGAGCGGGTGGCGCGAGGCGGTCGGCCCGAGCTGATCCTGGTCAGCGGCTACTCCGGCATCGGCAAGTCCTCGGTGGTGTACGCGCTGCGGAAGCCGGTGGCGGAGCGGGGAGGGAGCTTCCTCAGCGGCAAGTTCGAGCAGTTCCACCGGGACATTCCCTACGCCACCCTGGCTCAAGCCATTCGCGAGCTGACGCAGCAGTTGCTGGAGGGGAGTAGTGAGGAGGAGCTGGTGCGGTGGCGCGAGCGGCTGCGCGAGGCCTGGGGCGCGCAGGGCCAGGTGCTCGTGGACATGGTGCCGCAGCTGGAGCTCCTCGTGGGCAAACAGCCGGCGGTGCCGGAGCTGCCCCCCGGCGAGGCGCAGCACCGCTTCAACCGGCTGTTCCAGAAGTTCCTCGGCGTGTTCTCCACGCCCGGGCACCCGCTCGTGGTGTTCCTGGACGATCTGCAGTGGGCCGATCTGGCCAGCCTCCGGCTCTTGCAGCACCTGCTCACCCACCCGGACACGCCACCCCTGCTGATGGTGGGCGCGTACCGGGACAACGAGACGAGCCCCTCACACTGGCTGGTGCAGATCCTGGTGGCGCTGCGGAAGGGAGGGGTGCGGATGACGGATCTGCGCCTCGAGCCGCTGAGCCGGGAGCACGTCCAGCAGTTCGTCGCCGCCACGCTGCCCGGCGCCGCGGAGAGCACGCTGGGGCCTCTGTCGGCGCTGATCCACGAGAAGACCGGCGGCAACCCGTTCTTCCTCACCCAGTTCATGTGGACGCTGCACCAGGATGGGCTGTTGGCCCGAACGCCCGGGGGCGAGTGGCGGTGGGATGCCATGGGCGTCCGGGCGAAGGACTACTCGGACAACGTCGCGGAGTTCATGGCGAGCCGGCTGCGCCAGCTCCCCCTGCGGACCCAGCACCTGCTGCAGCTGGCCGCGTGTGTGGGCACCACCTTTCCGTTCCAGCTCCTGGTCATCCTCTCCGGGCAGGTGCCGGGTGAGGTGGAGGCGGGCCTCGAACAGGCGCTCCGGGAAGGCATGCTGATGCGCGAGCGCCCGGAGCAGTACCGGTTCCTGCACGATCGCATCCAGCACGCGGCCCACGATCTCATTCCCCCCAAGGAGCGTCAGGCCGTCCACCTGCGCATCGGCCGCCTGTTGCTGGCCAGCCTGACGCAGGAGCAGGTGCGCGAGCAGATCTTCGATGTGGTGGGGCAGTTCAACCTGGCGAGCGGGTTGATTCATGACGCTCAGGAGCGCCACCGCGTCGCGCGACTGAACGCCGAGGCGGGCTGGAAGGCGCGCTCCTCGACGGCGTTCCGCTCGGCCGCGGACTACTTCGCGGCGGCCTTCGAGCTCCTGCCGGGAGACCCCTGGCAGACGGACCCGGCGCTGGCCTTCAAGGTCCAGCTGGACCGGGCGCACAGCGAGTTCATGAGCGGCAACGCCGCCGAGACGCGCCGCCTGGTGCGGGAGCTCCTGCCCCGGGCCCGGACTCCCGTGGAGCTGGCGGCGGTCGTCCGTCTCGAGAGCGAGATCTACATCACCGCCAACGAGATCCCCGCGGCCGTCACCTGTCTGCTGGAGTGCCTGGCGCGGTTGGGCATGCCGATGTCGCCCCATCCCTCCCGGGAAGAGGTCATCGCCGCCAACGAGGAGGTGTGGGCCCTGATGGCGGGCCGGCCCATCGAGAGCCTCATCGCGCTGCCCCTCATGACCGATCCGGACATGAAGGCGGTGATGGACGTGCTCGGCGCGCTGTTCACTCCGGCCTACTTCACCGACGAGAACCTGCTGATCCTCCACCTGTGCCGCATGGTGTCGCTGAGCCTGCGCCACGGCAACACCGAGGCGGCCGTCAACGGGTATGCCTGGTATGGCCTGGTGCAGGGCTCCATCTTCAAGCGGTACGAGGAGGGGCATGCCTTCGGGGTGCTGGCGTGCGATCTGGTGGAGCGCCACGGTTTCTCCACTGCGCGGGGCCGGGCGCTCTACAGCCTGCAGCTGACCAACTACTGGATCAGCCCCATCTCCCTGTCGCTGGAGCTCGTCCGCACCGCCTTCCACCACGCGCTGCAGGGCGGCGACTTCCAGATCGCCTGCTACTGCAGCTGCCACATCGTCACGGACCGCCGCGTGCTGGGGCACCCCCTGGAGGAGGTCTACCAGGAGTCGTTGGCGAGCCTCGACTTCACGCGTCGGGCGGACTTCCAGGCCGTGGTGGACATCCTCCTTCATATCCAGTGCTACGTTCAGCAGCTGCGCGGGCTGTCGCGCTCGTTCGACACGCTGAGCAACGAGCACTTCGACGAGGAGGCCTTCGAGGCCAGGCTGACGCCCCAGCACATGAGCACCATGCGGTGCTGGTACTGGCTCATCAAGCTGCAGTCGCGCTTCATGTGCGGCGCCTATGCGCAGGCGCTGGAGGCTGGCGATCGGGCCGCCGAGCTCATCTGGGCTTCGCTCGGCCACATCCAGCTCCTGGACTTCCACCTCTACCGGGCCCTGGCGCTGGCGGCCTGCTACCCCGAGGCCGCGCCCGAGCAGCGGCAGCGCTACCTCGAGCAGATGCACCAGCACCACCGGCAGCTGGCGGAGTGGGCGCGCCACTGCGGCCCGAACTTCCATGCGCCCGAGCAGCTGGTCCTCGCGGAGATCTCCCGCGTCACCGGCCGCACGGAGGAGGCGCTACGGGCCTATGAGGAGGCGATCCAGGACGCGCGCACCCACGGCTTCATCCAGAACGTGGGCCTCGCCAGCGAGCTGGCGGCGAGGTTCTGGCGCGAGCGCCATGTGCCCACTCTCGCCGATACCTACGCCCGGCAGGCTCGGGAGGCCTATCTGAAGTGGGGCGCGCTGGGGAAGGTTCGCCACCTGGACTCCCAGTGGCCGAACCTGGCCTCGCTCACGGCCCTGCGGCAGCCGCTCACCGACACGGGCGCGTTCCAGGCCGACGCGCTGGCCGTGCTGAAGGCCCAGCAGACCCTCTCGGGGGAGCTGAGCCTGGAGGGGCTGGCCACGACGCTGGTGCGGGTGGCCACCGAGGGCGCGGGAGTGCAGCGGGGCGCCCTGTTGCTCGCCCAGGACGGCAAGCTCACGATCGCCGCGATGGGAGGGCCCGAGGGCGCCGCCGTGCCCCAGGCAGAGACGGCGCTGCCCTGGACCGTGCTCGCCTACGTGCAGCGCACCGGGGAGTCCGTGCTCATCGCGGACACCTCCCAGCCGCATCCCTTCTCGGCCGATCCCTGCTTCACGGGGGGCCGGATCCGCTCGGTGCTCTGCCTGCCGCTGATGCGCCAGGAGGCGCTCCAGGGCGTGCTGTACCTGGAGTGTACTTTCGCCCCCCACACCTTCAGCCCCGCCAGCCTGTCGCTGCTGGGAAACCTCGCCGCGCAGGCCTCCATCTCCCTGGAGAACGTCCGGCGGCATGCCGAGCTCCAGCGCTCCGAGGCCGCGCTGCGCCGCACCAACGACGAGTTCGCGCAGCGCCTGGAGGAGCACACCTGGGAGTTCACCCAGTTCCAGTCCCGGCTGTCGGACGTCATGCGGCAGGCGGGAACGGGCGAGCTGGCCGCCAACGTGCTCCACAACGTGGGCAACGTCCTCACCAGCGCCGTCCTCAACTTCCACATGCTGCGCGAGAAGCTGGGCGCCTCGCGCATGGGCCGGCTGAAGCAGATCACCGAGCTGCTCGAGCAGCACCAGGGCAACCTGGCGGACTTCCTGACCCGCGATCCGCGCGGCCCGCAGCTGACGACCTACCTCTTCAGCCTGGCCGATGAGCTGCTGCGCGAGCAGGAGGCGCTGAAGGAGAGCGCGGGCAAGCTGCACAAGCACCTGGAGCACATGCGCTCCATCCTGCAGATCCAGAAGTCCTATTCGCGCGACTCGCTGTTGCCCGAGGAGTGCGAGCTGTCCCAGCTCATCGAGGATGCGCTGAGCATCCAGCTGCCCGCGCTCGAGATCCAGGGCATCACCGTCACCCGAGAGCTGGGCGTGAAGTCCAAGGCGCGGCTGGACAAGCACCGGGTGCTGCAGATCCTCATCAATCTCATCACCAACGCGCGCAGCGCCATGAGCGAGCAGTCCGAGGGCCAGCGTCACCTGACCGTGCGGCTGGAGGCGCAAGGGAACACGGCGCGCATCCAGGTGGTGGACACCGGCAAGGGCATCTCCGAGGAGCACCGCGGGCGGCTGTTCTCGCAAGGCTTCACCACGCGCGAGGAAGGGCAGGGCCTGGGGCTCTACTCGAGCGCACAGACCGCGAAGTCGCTGGGAGGGCGCCTCTCGCTGGAGAGCGAGGGGCCGGGAAAGGGCGCCACGGCCACGCTGGAGCTCCCGCTCGCCTAG
- a CDS encoding DUF885 domain-containing protein, translating to MSTLRVKSALAALLLLSSSACTSSRPPSQAGVSSAELSPTQVALRAFVDAHFEDQFRRNPTFATFAGIHTYDGELRGFTVEERAENLAALKARLAALPQQVDRSALPALDQADYDILENHLRARILDAEVVRGFERNPNTYLFTASGGVFQLINRDFAPLEERMRSAVSRMKRVPEVFAVGQATLKNPPKLWTEIAIGQAMGTRTLYAETLPQAFAPVKDAALQEAFKQEQARCLAAIDGYIRFLKEDLLPRSNGDFAIGEAVYRQKLQYEEGVTEDIDSLLAWGRAELKRTQAEFQTVASRITPGKNAMDVYRELGKEHPTPAELVPVTNAMLEEIRQFLIDKQIITVPSEVRAQVAETPVFNRALSFASMSIPGPFETRATEAYYYVTPPEPSWTPEQVEQHMSFYNRYALQIVSIHEAYPGHYVQFLWTRRVDSKVRRMLGSGSFSEGWGLYTEQMMLDAGYGGGSGLNADKLRLNQLALYLQRLARYVVGLSLHTRGMTYEQAVRFFEEEAYMTRVNAEREARRGTSDPTYLVYALGKKMILELREEARAKWGKDFTLQRFHDQAVSYGYPPIPILRQLMFSEPQASGTK from the coding sequence ATGTCCACACTCCGTGTCAAGTCTGCCCTCGCGGCGCTCCTGCTGCTGTCGTCCTCCGCCTGTACCTCTTCCCGCCCGCCTTCCCAGGCCGGCGTCTCTTCCGCGGAGCTGTCTCCCACGCAGGTGGCCCTGCGCGCCTTCGTGGATGCGCACTTCGAGGACCAGTTCCGGCGCAACCCCACCTTCGCCACCTTCGCCGGCATCCACACGTATGACGGGGAGCTGCGCGGCTTCACCGTCGAGGAGCGCGCCGAGAACCTCGCCGCCCTCAAGGCCCGGCTGGCCGCCCTGCCCCAGCAGGTGGACCGCTCCGCCCTCCCCGCGCTCGACCAGGCCGACTACGACATCCTCGAGAACCACCTGCGCGCCCGAATCCTCGATGCCGAGGTGGTGCGCGGCTTCGAGCGCAACCCCAACACCTACCTCTTCACCGCCTCGGGCGGCGTCTTCCAGCTCATCAACCGCGACTTCGCCCCGCTCGAGGAGCGCATGCGCTCGGCCGTGAGCCGCATGAAGCGCGTGCCCGAGGTGTTCGCCGTCGGCCAGGCCACGCTGAAGAACCCGCCCAAGCTCTGGACGGAGATCGCCATCGGCCAGGCCATGGGCACGCGCACCCTCTACGCGGAGACGCTGCCGCAGGCCTTCGCCCCCGTGAAGGACGCCGCCCTTCAGGAGGCCTTCAAGCAGGAGCAGGCGCGCTGCCTGGCCGCCATCGACGGCTACATCCGCTTCCTCAAGGAGGACCTGCTGCCCCGCTCCAACGGGGACTTCGCCATCGGCGAGGCGGTGTACCGCCAGAAGCTCCAGTACGAGGAGGGCGTCACCGAGGACATCGACTCGCTGCTGGCCTGGGGCCGCGCCGAGCTCAAGCGCACGCAGGCCGAGTTCCAGACGGTGGCCTCGCGCATCACCCCCGGCAAGAACGCCATGGACGTCTACCGCGAGCTGGGCAAGGAGCACCCCACCCCCGCGGAGCTCGTGCCCGTCACGAACGCCATGCTGGAGGAGATCCGCCAGTTCCTCATCGACAAGCAGATCATCACCGTGCCCAGCGAGGTCCGCGCCCAGGTGGCCGAGACGCCCGTGTTCAACCGGGCCCTCTCCTTCGCCAGCATGAGCATCCCCGGCCCCTTCGAGACCCGCGCCACCGAGGCCTACTACTACGTCACCCCGCCGGAGCCCTCGTGGACGCCCGAGCAGGTCGAGCAGCACATGAGCTTCTACAACCGCTACGCGCTGCAGATCGTCTCCATCCACGAGGCCTACCCGGGCCACTACGTGCAGTTCCTGTGGACCCGCCGCGTGGACTCGAAGGTGCGGCGGATGCTGGGCTCGGGCTCCTTCAGCGAGGGCTGGGGCCTGTACACCGAGCAGATGATGCTGGATGCGGGCTACGGCGGCGGCTCCGGCCTCAACGCGGACAAGCTGCGGCTCAACCAGCTGGCGCTCTACCTGCAGCGCCTGGCCCGCTACGTGGTGGGCCTGTCCCTGCACACCCGGGGCATGACGTACGAGCAGGCGGTGCGCTTCTTCGAGGAGGAGGCCTATATGACGCGCGTCAACGCCGAGCGTGAGGCGCGGCGCGGCACCTCGGATCCGACCTACCTCGTCTACGCGCTGGGCAAGAAGATGATCCTGGAGCTGCGCGAGGAGGCCCGCGCCAAGTGGGGCAAGGACTTCACCCTCCAGCGCTTCCATGACCAGGCCGTCTCCTACGGCTACCCGCCCATCCCCATCCTCCGCCAGCTGATGTTCAGCGAGCCCCAGGCCTCTGGCACCAAGTAG
- a CDS encoding M48 family metallopeptidase, with the protein MGTVNSRGVTRRALLTLVLWAGFWAMGAAVVAALAWVPVAESRYTGGLGCSGALAGAGALTVLWALRPRWWFQKRGSDMASLSPERLPELFSLVEEVARRVGTRAPRKVFLVDQATAFISMERRWWGLRREAVVGVGLPLFSFLSREELASVLAHEFGHHVGGDLTLGPWVYRTRVAIASAVESLEDSAFFLDVPFRLYGQLFLRVSSAVSRQQELAADALAARTCGVEATGEALRKVHVLAPLWGAYLGHEVIPIVERSVRVPLLEGFRGFLAEQSRRAEISRDLEEDALRPPSPWDSHPPVEERLKSLGHAGQHEAGRSPLEELKSGSCLELFGGEASAEESFYEHMTRGGLVALRWEELGEKIILPEIAKQLTGSSLDPRRTSLRSLPAMLKEGAALWDKVRPSGLDILSPEAKRLRARQLLVQWLAAALAERGFEPEIRPGANLRVYREDGFVEPAVVVEKLASGAWSDEQYEAWSGPLD; encoded by the coding sequence ATGGGCACCGTGAACTCACGGGGCGTCACCCGGCGCGCGCTCCTGACGCTGGTGCTGTGGGCGGGCTTCTGGGCCATGGGGGCGGCGGTGGTCGCAGCGCTGGCGTGGGTGCCCGTGGCCGAGAGCCGCTACACCGGGGGCCTGGGGTGCTCCGGGGCCCTGGCGGGCGCGGGCGCGCTCACGGTGCTGTGGGCGCTGCGGCCGCGCTGGTGGTTCCAGAAGCGGGGGTCGGACATGGCCTCCCTGTCCCCGGAGCGCCTCCCGGAGCTGTTCTCCCTGGTGGAGGAGGTGGCCCGGCGGGTGGGGACGCGGGCGCCGCGCAAGGTGTTCCTGGTGGACCAGGCCACCGCCTTCATCTCCATGGAGCGGCGCTGGTGGGGCCTGCGGCGCGAGGCGGTGGTGGGGGTGGGCCTGCCGCTGTTCAGCTTCCTGTCGCGCGAGGAGCTGGCCTCGGTGCTGGCGCACGAGTTCGGCCACCACGTGGGAGGCGACCTGACGCTGGGCCCGTGGGTGTACCGCACGAGGGTGGCCATCGCCTCGGCGGTGGAGAGCCTGGAGGACTCGGCGTTCTTCCTCGACGTGCCGTTCCGGCTCTACGGGCAGTTGTTCCTCCGGGTGTCGAGCGCCGTGTCGCGCCAGCAGGAGCTGGCCGCGGACGCGCTGGCGGCGCGGACCTGTGGCGTGGAGGCGACCGGAGAGGCGCTGCGCAAGGTGCATGTGCTGGCGCCGCTGTGGGGCGCCTACCTGGGGCATGAGGTCATCCCCATCGTGGAGCGCTCCGTGCGCGTGCCGCTGCTGGAGGGGTTTCGCGGCTTCCTCGCAGAGCAGTCCCGGCGCGCGGAGATCTCTCGGGATCTCGAGGAGGACGCCTTGCGCCCGCCGTCACCCTGGGACTCGCACCCGCCCGTGGAGGAGCGGCTGAAGTCCCTGGGGCACGCGGGGCAGCACGAGGCAGGGCGCTCGCCGCTGGAGGAGCTGAAGTCAGGGAGCTGCCTGGAGCTGTTCGGCGGAGAGGCCAGCGCGGAGGAGTCCTTCTACGAGCACATGACGCGAGGCGGGCTGGTGGCGCTGCGGTGGGAGGAGCTGGGCGAGAAGATCATCCTGCCGGAGATCGCCAAGCAGCTCACCGGCAGCAGCCTGGATCCGCGCCGCACGTCCCTGCGCTCGCTGCCGGCGATGCTGAAGGAAGGCGCGGCGCTGTGGGACAAGGTTCGGCCCTCGGGGCTCGACATCCTCTCTCCGGAGGCCAAGCGCCTGCGGGCGCGCCAGTTGTTGGTGCAGTGGCTGGCCGCGGCGCTCGCCGAGCGCGGCTTCGAGCCAGAGATACGCCCCGGGGCCAACCTCCGGGTGTACCGCGAGGACGGCTTCGTGGAGCCGGCCGTCGTGGTGGAGAAGCTGGCCTCCGGAGCGTGGTCGGACGAGCAGTACGAAGCCTGGAGCGGCCCGCTCGACTAA